A portion of the Malania oleifera isolate guangnan ecotype guangnan chromosome 3, ASM2987363v1, whole genome shotgun sequence genome contains these proteins:
- the LOC131152139 gene encoding flowering-promoting factor 1-like protein 3 — MSGVWVFKNGVIRLVENPGGESTGSGTRRKVLVYLPTNEVVTSYGVLENKLSSLGWERYYDDPELLQFHKRSTVHLISLPKDFGKFKSMHMYDIVVKNRNAFEVRDMSS, encoded by the coding sequence ATGTCGGGTGTTTGGGTGTTCAAGAACGGGGTGATTCGGCTGGTGGAGAACCCGGGCGGGGAGTCGACGGGATCGGGAACTCGTCGGAAAGTGCTGGTTTACTTGCCGACGAACGAGGTGGTAACGTCGTACGGGGTGCTGGAGAACAAGCTGAGCTCGCTGGGGTGGGAGAGGTACTACGACGACCCGGAGCTGCTGCAGTTCCACAAGAGATCCACCGTTCATCTCATCTCCCTCCCTAAGGATTTCGGCAAGTTCAAGTCCATGCACATGTACGATATCGTCGTCAAGAACCGTAACGCGTTCGAAGTTCGGGACATGTCGTCGTAG